In Brachypodium distachyon strain Bd21 chromosome 2, Brachypodium_distachyon_v3.0, whole genome shotgun sequence, one genomic interval encodes:
- the LOC100846913 gene encoding sarcoplasmic reticulum histidine-rich calcium-binding protein, whose protein sequence is MDAKKFLQMVEEKKKRLLDKKEAPLKWQQKLEAAIKATEAKEKKLKSRKHRRRGDSSSESDSDSESDGDRKHRKRKDRRRHRKHGHSESDDARRHKRRSKRRSSDSTDESDSDEYGSGSEVERRRKKHSHRRRHRRHSSRSDSDSSDYSSDDEERRSTKKDHSRSRRRHRRSSDDDSEEKIRSRHRKRHRSSDEDAPSDSNHHKRHRSRSLGESTDDGAAGESEKMNNGKRSHRNGHGHHRHRHHDRHSNSAEPNDKKQVVKDGQEALEGVNAD, encoded by the coding sequence ATGGATGCCAAGAAGTTCCTGCAGATGgttgaagaaaagaagaagagactCCTTGATAAGAAAGAAGCACCACTAAAATGGCAGCAGAAGCTGGAAGCAGCAATCAAGGCCACTGAagcaaaggagaagaagctgaAGTCAAGAAAGCACAGGAGGAGAGGTGACTCTTCCTCTGAATCTGATAGTGACTCTGAGAGTGATGGTGATCGGAAACATAGGAAGAGGAAAGACCGCAGAAGGCACAGGAAACATGGTCACTCTGAATCTGATGATGCTAGGAGGCACAAGCGCAGGTCAAAGAGGAGGAGCTCAGACTCGACAGATGAGAGTGACAGCGATGAATATGGGAGTGGATCTGAAGTTGAACGGCGAAGGAAGAAGCACTCACACAGGAGAAGGCATCGCCGACATTCTTCAAGATCAGATTCTGACTCTTCAGACTATAGTAGTGATGATGAAGAGCGGAGATCAACCAAGAAGGACCATTCTAGGAGCCGTAGGCGCCACCGCCGATCATCAGATGATGACTCTGAGGAGAAGATCAGGTCGAGACACAGGAAGCGTCACCGATCAAGTGATGAGGATGCACCATCAGATTCCAACCACCATAAGCGCCATAGGAGCCGCTCCCTGGGGGAGTCGACAGATGATGGAGCTGCCGGTGAATCAGAGAAGATGAACAATGGCAAAAGGTCTCATAGGAATGGACATGgtcaccaccgccaccgccatcaTGATCGCCATAGCAACTCCGCTGAACCTAATGACAAGAAGCAAGTCGTGAAGGATGGCCAGGAAGCCCTTGAAGGTGTCAACGCTGACTAG
- the LOC100837986 gene encoding eukaryotic translation initiation factor 3 subunit A, which translates to MSTFAKPENALKRAEELIHVGQKQAALQALHDLITSKRYRSWQKPLEKIMMKYVELCVDLRKGRFAKDGLIQYRIVCQQVNVSSLEEVIKHFMQLSNEKAEEAKSQSKALEEALDVEDLEADKRPEDLMLSYVSGEKGKDRSDREFVTPWFKFLWETYRTVLEILRNNSKLEALYAMTAHKAFQFCKQYKRSTEFRRLCEIIRNHLANLNKYRDQRDRPDLTAPESCQLYLDTRVEQLKIATELSLWQEAFRSVEDIHGLMSMVKRTPKPSVLVVYYAKLTEIFWISESHLYHAYAWLKLFNLQKSYNKNITQKDLQLIASTVLLAALSVTPYDHKYGASHLELENEKERSSRMANLVNFSLDSKRENRETASRASLLSELAAKGVIACASQEVKDLYNILEHEFLPLDLASKVEPLLEKIYTVTGKLSAASTVPEIKLLQYKSALEKLTTLRVLQQASRIFQSMKIDMLASMIPFFKFDVVEKISVDAVKHNFVAMKVNHLSGAVHFGNMDIESDGLNTHLSVLADSLSKARSLIHPPRHKPSKLGESLISLAGVVEKEHKRLLARKSIIEKRKEDHERQILEKEKEEETKRLSIQKKSADEERDRLLKEQRLREQTRIRKEIEEKEMREAQSMLDEVKPRKKGKKPVIEGELTKQSIMEMALTEQLKVRQEMEKKLQKLAKTMDYLERAKRQEEAPLIEEAFQKRLEEEKILHEQEQLREIELSKQHHAGDLQEKNRLSRLLEHKNAFQEKIVQHREAEFSSLRKERDERINQLISSRKRERETVRKLMYYLNLEEQRIQRLREEEEARRREEEEKRKREEVERKAKLDAIAAKQRERERELEEKERQRKEALLRGAETPRSPDAAPAAVAPPAREPPAAAPAAAAAAAAPAPSKYVPKFKRGDSSSQRPAVAPEQDRWGSRDDRPRPDVRPLRQDAPPARQEAPSARQQDGAPATTDRWRPGSRTSTNSSSSSSTWGRRS; encoded by the exons ATGTCGACATTTGCGAAGCCTGAGAACGCCCTCAAGAGAGCCGAGG AGCTGATACATGTTGGGCAAAAGCAGGCGGCGTTGCAAGCGCTGCATGATCTCATTACATCAAAAAGATACAGGTCATGGCAAAAGCCTCTCGAAAAGATCATGATGAAGTATGTAGAACTGTGCGTAGATCTAAGGAAAGGCAGATTTGCCAAAGATGGCCTTATTCAGTACAGAATTGTCTGCCAGCAAGTCAACGTGTCCTCTTTGGAGGAGGTCATAAAACATTTTATGCAGCTGTCCAATGAGAAAGCTGAGGAAGCTAAGAGTCAGTCAAAAGCATTAGAAGAGGCCCTGGATGTCGAAGATCTGGAAGCGGACAAGCGTCCTGAGGACTTGATGCTCAGCTATGTTAGCGGGGAGAAAGGGAAGGACCGATCAGACAGAgaatttgtcactccatggTTCAAGTTCCTGTGGGAAACTTACAGGACAGTGCTTGAGATACTGAGAAATAACTCAAAGCTTGAAGCTCTATATGCT ATGACTGCGCACAAGGCTTTTCAATTCTGTAAGCAGTATAAAAGATCCACAGAATTCCGTAGGTTGTGTGAGATTATCAGAAACCATCttgcaaatttgaacaagtacCGTGACCAGCGAGATCGTCCTGATCTGACTGCCCCTGAAAGCTGTCAGCTGTACCTTGATACTAGGGTTGAACAACTGAAAATTGCGACAGAACTTTCCCTATGGCAG GAAGCCTTTCGATCTGTAGAGGATATCCATGGCTTGATGAGCATGGTCAAGAGGACGCCAAAACCATCTGTTCTGGTTGTATATTATGCCAAACTAACTGAAATATTCTGGATATCTGAAAGTCACttgtatcatgcatatgcGTGGCTTAAGCTTTTCAATTTGCAGAAGAGCTACAATAAGAACATAACTCAGAAGGATTTACAGTTAATAGCATCTACAGTTTTGCTTGCTGCACTTTCTGTGACACCATATGACCATAAAtatggtgcatctcatcttgagcttgaaaatgaaaaagagCGTAGTTCGCGCATGGCTAACCTTGTCAATTTCTCACTGGACTCCAAGCGTGAGAATAGAGAAACG GCTTCAAGGGCATCTCTTCTTTCTGAGTTG GCTGCCAAGGGGGTGATAGCTTGTGCTTCCCAAGAAGTGAAAGATTTATACAACATTCTGGAGCATGAGTTCCTTCCTCTGGATCTAGCATCGAAAGTAGAGCCACTGCTTGAGAAGATATATACGGTTACAGGAAAGCTTTCAGCTGCCTCTACAGTTCCGGAGATTAAGTTATTGCAGTACAAATCTGCATTGGAGAAGCTTACGACGTTGAGGGTGCTGCAGCAG gCCTCTCGGATTTTCCAGTCCATGAAAATTGATATGCTCGCAAGTATGATCCCATTCTTTAAATTTGATGTTGTGGAGAAGATCTCTGTTGATGCTGTTAAACACAATTTCGTTGCCATGAAAGTGAATCATTTGTCTGGAGCTGTTCATTTTGGCAACATG GACATAGAATCTGATGGGCTTAATACTCACCTTAGTGTCCTGGCTGATTCTTTAAGCAAAGCAAGGAGTCTCATCCATCCACCTAGGCATAAGCCATCCAAACTTGGTGAAAGTTTGATTAGTCTCGCTGGAGTGGTGGAGAAAGAGCATAAAAGGCTTCTTGCGAGGAAATCAATTATTGAAAAACGCAAAGAAGACCATGAGCGCCAAATACTGGAAAAG gaaaaggaggaggagacaaAGAGGCTGAGTATTCAGAAGAAATCTGCAGACGAAGAAAGGGACAGGCTCTTGAAGGAACAAAGACTTAGGGAGCAGACTAGGATCCGTAAAGAAATAGAGGAAAAAGAGATGAGGGAAGCACAGTCAATGCTAGATGAAGTTAAGCcaaggaagaaaggaaagaaacctGTCATTGAGGGG GAGCTTACAAAACAAAGCATCATGGAAATGGCATTGACTGAGCAGTTGAAGGTGCGCCAGGAGATGGAAAAAAAGCTGCAGAAGCTTGCAAAAACAATGGATTACTTGGAGCGGGCAAAACGGCAGGAGGAAGCACCACTGATTGAGGAAGCTTTCCAAAAGCGCCTCGAGGAAGAGAAGATTCTTCATGAGCAAGAACAACTG AGAGAAATTGAGCTCAGCAAGCAACACCATGCGGGTGATCTACAGGAGAAAAATAGACTTTCTCGGTTGTTGGAGCATAAG AATGCTTTCCAGGAAAAAATTGTCCAGCACCGTGAAGCTGAGTTTAGTAGCCTAAGGAAAGAGAGGGATGAAAGGATTAATCAGTTGATATCATCAAGGAAGCGTGAAAGGGAAACTGTGCGGAAATTGATGTATTATCTGAACCTGGAGGAACAGCGGATCCAGAGGCTGcgtgaggaagaggaggctaGAAGACGTGAAG aggaagagaagaggaagagggaggaagtCGAGAGGAAAGCCAAGCTCGATGCTATTGCAGCTAagcagagggagagggagagggagttGGAAGAGAAGGAAAGACAGAGAAAGGAGGCTCTCTTAAGAGGGGCAGAGACCCCGCGCAGTCCTGATGCTGCACCTGCAGCTGTTGCACCGCCAGCTCGTGAACCACCAGCTGCAGCTCCAgccgctgcagcagcagctgctgctcctgctcctagTAAGTATGTCCCCAAGTTCAAACGTGGTGACAGCAGCAGCCAGAGGCCAGCAGTTGCACCTGAACAAGACAGGTGGGGTTCTCGTGATGACCGTCCCCGTCCGGATGTGCGTCCACTCCGCCAAGATGCTCCTCCTGCACGCCAAGAAGCACCCTCTGCCCGTCAGCAGGATGGTGCTCCAGCTACTACTGACCGCTGGCGTCCTGGATCTAGGACCTCGACAAATtcttcatcctcttcatcCACCTGGGGGAGGCGCTCTTGA
- the LOC100846693 gene encoding uncharacterized protein LOC100846693, whose amino-acid sequence MGNRNSYIQLPRMAGGGGGSVKVVHADGRLTRVAAARAAEVMAEHPGQFLCEAARLAVGCRVPGVGADEVLSPRADYFLLPLDMLYSVLTDDEMAALSAASHGAAAPSPWKRIVITRGRRHGRRRRIGQQRIGSNNGDADGRVFPVVGLMEQIQADNGGDAAARVVVKPGGGGGGLMRRQHRAWRPALDTIDEAP is encoded by the coding sequence ATGGGGAACAGGAATTCTTACATACAGCTGCCGCGcatggcgggcggcggcggcgggagcgtgAAGGTGGTGCACGCGGACGGGAGGTTGACgcgagtggcggcggcgagggcggcggaggtgaTGGCGGAGCACCCGGggcagttcctctgcgaggcggcgcggctcgCCGTGGGGTGCCGCGTGCCGGGCGTGGGGGCCGACGAGGTGCTCTCCCCGCGCGCGGACtacttcctcctccccctcgaCATGCTCTACTCCGTGCTCACGGACGACGAGATGGCCgcgctctccgccgcctcccatggcgccgccgcgccgtcgccgtggaAGAGGATCGTCATcacccgcggccgccgccacgggcggaggaggaggatcggGCAGCAGAGGATCGGCAGCAACAATGGCGACGCCGATGGCAGGGTGTTCCCGGTGGTCGGGCTGATGGAGCAGATTCAGGCGGATAACGGCGGCGATGCGGCGGCTCGAGTCGTCGTCaagccgggcggcggcggcggagggttGATGAGGCGGCAGCACCGGGCGTGGCGGCCGGCGCTGGATACGATCGACGAGGCGCCGTGA
- the LOC100825409 gene encoding EEF1A lysine methyltransferase 2 yields the protein MAGIRWPPEDPEMFPTRMLGSGVWAGAGAGAPGEMASDDDRSVAADSWSIKSDYGSTLDDEQRYADTAEVLLASSCSASSASSSVVAPSSASSLSAHHSSDFSFDKDVPDVVPPMLGLHNYHDGAYAEDLAHYHERSHADDWFGTEVMDVLVGWTTNLCSSKNLPGCSVLDIGTGSGRLLQQLAKQGFSDLTGIDYSEAAIEHARNLSIRDGFEHINFLVDDVLESKLERRFELVMDEGTLDAIGLHPDGPVKRMMYWQSVASLVSPGGVLVITSCSRTKDELVQEVENFNQRKLGATVSEGALGSDAVVFKYLDHVQAYPNVDSPCIATVAFLHM from the exons ATGGCGGGGATACGGTGGCCGCCGGAGGACCCGGAGATGTTCCCGACGCGGATGCTCGGCAGCGGCGTCTgggcaggagcaggagccgGGGCCCCCGGCGAGATGGCGTCGGACGACGACCGGTCCGTGGCGGCGGACTCGTGGTCGATCAAGAGCGACTACGGGAGCACCCTCGACGACGAGCAGCGGTACGCCGACACGGCCGAggtcctcctcgcctcctcctgctccgcatcctccgcctcctcctccgtcgtcgcgccctcctccgcctcctcgctcAGCGCCCACCACTCCTCCGACTTCAG CTTTGACAAGGATGTGCCCGATGTCGTGCCGCCCATGCTAGGCTTGCATAATTATCATGACGGTGCGTACGCGGAAGACCTTGCCCATTACCACGAACGCAGCCACGCAGATGACTG GTTTGGCACCGAGGTCATGGATGTCCTTGTAGGCTGGACCACAAACTTGTGTTCCAGCAAAAATTTGCCCGGCTGCAGCGTACTTGACATCGGAACTGGGAGCGGACGACTCTTGCAGCAGCTTGCAAAGCAAGG GTTTTCTGATCTAACAGGCATCGACTATAGTGAAGCTGCAATTGAACATGCTCGAAATCTTTCAATCCGTGATGGGTTTGAGCACATTAATTTTTTG GTTGATGATGTCTTGGAGTCAAAATTGGAGAGAAGATTTGAACTTGTGATGGATGAAGGAACTCTGGATGCAATTGGGCTCCATCCTGATGGACCTGTAAAGAG AATGATGTATTGGCAGTCAGTGGCTAGCTTGGTTTCTCCTGGCGGCGTACTG GTTATCACATCATGCAGCAGAACTAAGGATGAGTTGGTGCAAGAGGTGGAGAACTTCAACCAAAGGAAGTTAGGTGCTACGGTCTCTGAAGGAGCGTTGGGCAGTGATGCTGTGGTGTTCAAGTACCTTGACCATGTCCAAGCTTACCCGAACGTGGATAGTCCCTGCATTGCCACCGTTGCTTTCCTTCATATGtga
- the LOC100827574 gene encoding uncharacterized protein LOC100827574 isoform X2, with product MGDHLALLVDRLLTESTLEAAIGNNNRKLQAAETVEYCCEATALLPASKMVECRICQEEDWDNSMEAPCSCRGSLKYAHRKCIQRWCNEKGDTVCEICLQQFKPGYTSPEQLFHYGSIPMNFRGNWEIARQDLHDSQVITMVPSERDFIDEYEDYLPIRTRSSALCCRTIAIIFMALLILRHTLPLMIGGNGEYSFALFSLLVLRTAGILFPILVMVRALATYHRRRRQQETYMSSSDNDNDEEEAEEEDTDTDSAWLHTQPRLVPIY from the exons ATGGGGGATCATCTGGCGCTGCTTGTGGACCGGCTGCTGACGGAGTCGACGCTGGAGGCGGCGATCGGGAACAACAACAGgaagctgcaggcggcggagacTGTCGAATACTGCTGCGAGGCCACCGCCCTCTTACCGGCGAGCAAGATGGTGGAGTGCAGGATCTGCCAGGAGGAGGACTGGGACAACAGCATGGAGGCCCCctgctcctgccgcggcagcctcaAG TATGCGCACCGGAAATGCATCCAGCGCTGGTGCAACGAGAAGGGCGACACCGTCTGCGAAATATGTTTGCAG CAATTCAAGCCTGGTTACACTTCCCCAGAGCAGCTGTTCCACTATGGAAGCATACCAATGAACTTCAG GGGGAACTGGGAGATTGCTCGGCAAGATCTCCATGATTCCCAAGTCATAACAATGGTGCCCTCTGAGCGTGATTTCATAGACGAGTACGAGGACTATTTGCCCATCAGGACAAGAAGTAGCGCCCTTTGTTGCCGGACAATTGCCATAATT TTCATGGCCCTCCTAATTCTTCGACATACTCTTCCTCTTATGATTGGTGGGAACGGCGAGTACTCATTTGCTCTATTTTCG CTTCTTGTGCTGAGGACCGCGGGAATTCTGTTTCCAATCTTGGTCATGGTGAGAGCGCTGGCAACCTaccatcgtcgtcgtcgccagcAG GAAACCTATATGTCTTCATCGGACAATGAcaacgacgaggaggaagcagAAGAGGAGGATACTGACACCGATTCTGCATGGCTGCACACGCAACCACGCCTTGTGCCGATCTACTGA
- the LOC100827574 gene encoding uncharacterized protein LOC100827574 isoform X1: MGDHLALLVDRLLTESTLEAAIGNNNRKLQAAETVEYCCEATALLPASKMVECRICQEEDWDNSMEAPCSCRGSLKYAHRKCIQRWCNEKGDTVCEICLQQFKPGYTSPEQLFHYGSIPMNFRGNWEIARQDLHDSQVITMVPSERDFIDEYEDYLPIRTRSSALCCRTIAIIFMALLILRHTLPLMIGGNGEYSFALFSLLVLRTAGILFPILVMVRALATYHRRRRQQENQETYMSSSDNDNDEEEAEEEDTDTDSAWLHTQPRLVPIY; the protein is encoded by the exons ATGGGGGATCATCTGGCGCTGCTTGTGGACCGGCTGCTGACGGAGTCGACGCTGGAGGCGGCGATCGGGAACAACAACAGgaagctgcaggcggcggagacTGTCGAATACTGCTGCGAGGCCACCGCCCTCTTACCGGCGAGCAAGATGGTGGAGTGCAGGATCTGCCAGGAGGAGGACTGGGACAACAGCATGGAGGCCCCctgctcctgccgcggcagcctcaAG TATGCGCACCGGAAATGCATCCAGCGCTGGTGCAACGAGAAGGGCGACACCGTCTGCGAAATATGTTTGCAG CAATTCAAGCCTGGTTACACTTCCCCAGAGCAGCTGTTCCACTATGGAAGCATACCAATGAACTTCAG GGGGAACTGGGAGATTGCTCGGCAAGATCTCCATGATTCCCAAGTCATAACAATGGTGCCCTCTGAGCGTGATTTCATAGACGAGTACGAGGACTATTTGCCCATCAGGACAAGAAGTAGCGCCCTTTGTTGCCGGACAATTGCCATAATT TTCATGGCCCTCCTAATTCTTCGACATACTCTTCCTCTTATGATTGGTGGGAACGGCGAGTACTCATTTGCTCTATTTTCG CTTCTTGTGCTGAGGACCGCGGGAATTCTGTTTCCAATCTTGGTCATGGTGAGAGCGCTGGCAACCTaccatcgtcgtcgtcgccagcAG GAAAACCAGGAAACCTATATGTCTTCATCGGACAATGAcaacgacgaggaggaagcagAAGAGGAGGATACTGACACCGATTCTGCATGGCTGCACACGCAACCACGCCTTGTGCCGATCTACTGA
- the LOC100827574 gene encoding uncharacterized protein LOC100827574 isoform X3, with translation MGDHLALLVDRLLTESTLEAAIGNNNRKLQAAETVEYCCEATALLPASKMVECRICQEEDWDNSMEAPCSCRGSLKYAHRKCIQRWCNEKGDTVCEICLQQFKPGYTSPEQLFHYGSIPMNFRGNWEIARQDLHDSQVITMVPSERDFIDEYEDYLPIRTRSSALCCRTIAIIFMALLILRHTLPLMIGGNGEYSFALFSLLVLRTAGILFPILVMVRALATYHRRRRQQII, from the exons ATGGGGGATCATCTGGCGCTGCTTGTGGACCGGCTGCTGACGGAGTCGACGCTGGAGGCGGCGATCGGGAACAACAACAGgaagctgcaggcggcggagacTGTCGAATACTGCTGCGAGGCCACCGCCCTCTTACCGGCGAGCAAGATGGTGGAGTGCAGGATCTGCCAGGAGGAGGACTGGGACAACAGCATGGAGGCCCCctgctcctgccgcggcagcctcaAG TATGCGCACCGGAAATGCATCCAGCGCTGGTGCAACGAGAAGGGCGACACCGTCTGCGAAATATGTTTGCAG CAATTCAAGCCTGGTTACACTTCCCCAGAGCAGCTGTTCCACTATGGAAGCATACCAATGAACTTCAG GGGGAACTGGGAGATTGCTCGGCAAGATCTCCATGATTCCCAAGTCATAACAATGGTGCCCTCTGAGCGTGATTTCATAGACGAGTACGAGGACTATTTGCCCATCAGGACAAGAAGTAGCGCCCTTTGTTGCCGGACAATTGCCATAATT TTCATGGCCCTCCTAATTCTTCGACATACTCTTCCTCTTATGATTGGTGGGAACGGCGAGTACTCATTTGCTCTATTTTCG CTTCTTGTGCTGAGGACCGCGGGAATTCTGTTTCCAATCTTGGTCATGGTGAGAGCGCTGGCAACCTaccatcgtcgtcgtcgccagcAG ATCATTTAA